In Pseudomonas sp. MYb327, one DNA window encodes the following:
- a CDS encoding DMT family transporter: MERTSNVQNTALESSARGWINGLIGVVIFSGSLPATRVAVLEFDPVFLTVARATIAAILALALLLLFKEKRPARNQLVPLIIVALGVVVGFPLLTALALQYVTSAHSIVFVGLLPLATAVFGVLRGGERPRPVFWIFSVLGSLLVVGFAVAQGLTASPQGDVLMLLAIVACGLGYAEGAKLSRTLGGWQVISWALVLALPVMAALTFWRMPANFANISTPAWFSLAYVSLFSMLIGFVFWYRGLAQGGIAAVGQLQLLQPFFGLALAATLLHEHVSLGMLGVTVAVILCVAGAKKFSR; encoded by the coding sequence ATGGAACGGACTTCGAACGTACAAAACACGGCGCTGGAAAGCAGCGCTCGCGGATGGATCAACGGATTGATAGGTGTTGTGATTTTCAGCGGATCGTTGCCAGCGACGCGGGTAGCCGTGCTGGAATTCGACCCTGTGTTCCTGACAGTGGCTCGGGCCACCATCGCGGCGATTCTGGCGTTGGCGCTGCTGTTGCTGTTCAAGGAAAAGCGTCCTGCGCGCAATCAGCTTGTGCCGTTGATCATCGTCGCGTTGGGTGTGGTGGTTGGTTTTCCGCTGCTAACCGCGCTGGCGCTGCAATACGTGACGTCCGCGCACTCCATCGTGTTCGTCGGCCTGCTGCCCCTCGCGACAGCGGTGTTTGGCGTCTTGCGCGGTGGCGAGCGTCCCCGGCCGGTGTTTTGGATCTTCTCGGTGTTGGGCAGTCTGCTGGTGGTCGGGTTTGCCGTCGCCCAAGGGCTAACCGCTTCACCCCAGGGCGACGTCCTGATGCTGCTGGCGATAGTGGCCTGCGGTCTGGGATACGCCGAAGGCGCGAAGTTGTCGCGCACACTCGGCGGTTGGCAAGTGATTTCCTGGGCGCTGGTGCTTGCGCTGCCGGTCATGGCTGCGCTGACGTTTTGGCGGATGCCTGCGAACTTCGCCAATATCAGCACCCCGGCGTGGTTCAGTCTGGCGTACGTATCGCTGTTCAGCATGCTGATCGGGTTTGTGTTCTGGTATCGCGGCCTCGCCCAGGGCGGGATTGCCGCGGTCGGACAACTGCAATTGCTGCAGCCGTTTTTCGGCCTGGCACTGGCGGCGACTTTGCTTCACGAGCACGTCAGCCTTGGCATGCTCGGGGTGACCGTCGCGGTGATTCTCTGCGTGGCCGGGGCAAAAAAATTCTCCCGCTAG
- a CDS encoding LysE family translocator, giving the protein MDLATLSLFLPACFALNMAPGPNNLLSVSNSTRYGYRTACLAGVGRLLAFAGMIALASAGLAVVLQTSELLFYGIKILGAAYLFYLAWQLWRANPGAENVVASAPVGMLALARQEFLVAAGNPKAILIFTAFLPQFVDPTRAITPQFAVLGALFLILEWIAIAAYAYMGLHMRRWFAKPSGKRMFNRCCAGLLSAAASVLLMARRT; this is encoded by the coding sequence ATGGACCTCGCCACCCTCTCCCTTTTTCTCCCCGCCTGTTTCGCCCTGAACATGGCCCCCGGCCCGAACAACTTGCTATCGGTCAGCAATTCGACCCGCTATGGCTATCGCACCGCTTGCCTGGCCGGTGTTGGCCGCTTGCTGGCTTTCGCCGGGATGATCGCCCTCGCTTCGGCGGGCCTGGCGGTGGTGTTGCAGACGTCGGAGTTATTGTTCTACGGAATCAAGATTCTCGGAGCGGCGTACCTGTTTTACCTTGCGTGGCAATTGTGGCGCGCCAACCCCGGCGCAGAGAACGTCGTGGCGAGTGCACCGGTGGGCATGCTGGCGTTGGCCCGGCAAGAATTTCTGGTGGCGGCCGGTAATCCCAAAGCCATTTTGATCTTCACGGCGTTCCTGCCGCAGTTCGTCGATCCGACCCGCGCGATCACACCACAATTTGCGGTATTGGGAGCGTTGTTCCTGATTCTCGAATGGATCGCCATCGCGGCCTACGCCTACATGGGGTTGCACATGCGCCGCTGGTTTGCCAAGCCGTCAGGCAAGCGAATGTTCAATCGTTGCTGCGCAGGGTTGTTGTCGGCGGCGGCTTCGGTGTTGTTGATGGCACGTCGTACCTGA
- a CDS encoding methylated-DNA--[protein]-cysteine S-methyltransferase — translation MNLQSTLLPPRAEMVRAMLERDTAYEGVFFTAVKTTGIFCRPGCTARSPKPENVEFFAHADECLAAGYRACLRCKPMDAAAIAPDWVQKLLKSVDADPEQRWTDAQIHAEGIEPLKLRRWFKQHFGMTFHAWLRTRRLGMALGGIKQGDSIDHVAFDSGYESLSGFRDAFQKSFHITPGRAATSEPLLFTRLTTPLGPMIAMAERRGLVLLEFLDQPSLTREVEALQNRFGYAVAPGHNGHLQQIEVQLSEYFAGERTEFSVALHMPGSEFSRQVWAELAKIPYGQTTTYGAIAALLGKPGASRAVGLANGHNRLSIVLPCHRVIGADGSLTGYAGGHPRKAFLLRLENAAVQITQQLAL, via the coding sequence ATGAACCTACAAAGCACGCTGTTGCCGCCCCGCGCCGAGATGGTCCGCGCCATGCTCGAACGAGACACCGCCTACGAGGGGGTGTTTTTTACTGCGGTCAAGACCACTGGGATTTTCTGCCGTCCAGGTTGCACCGCACGCAGCCCGAAACCGGAGAATGTCGAGTTCTTCGCCCATGCCGACGAGTGCCTGGCGGCGGGTTATCGCGCTTGCCTGCGTTGCAAACCCATGGACGCCGCCGCTATTGCACCGGACTGGGTGCAGAAGCTGCTCAAGTCGGTGGACGCCGATCCCGAGCAGCGCTGGACCGACGCCCAGATACACGCCGAAGGCATTGAACCGCTGAAACTGCGGCGCTGGTTCAAGCAGCATTTCGGCATGACCTTTCATGCCTGGCTGCGCACCCGACGCCTGGGCATGGCGTTGGGCGGGATCAAACAGGGTGATTCCATCGACCACGTGGCATTCGACTCTGGCTATGAATCGCTCAGCGGCTTTCGCGATGCCTTTCAGAAATCTTTCCACATCACCCCCGGTCGCGCCGCCACCAGTGAGCCGTTGCTGTTTACGCGCTTGACCACACCGCTGGGGCCGATGATCGCCATGGCCGAGCGTCGTGGGCTGGTGCTGCTGGAGTTTCTCGACCAACCCAGCCTGACCCGTGAAGTCGAAGCGCTGCAAAACCGCTTCGGGTATGCCGTGGCGCCGGGGCATAACGGGCATTTGCAGCAAATCGAAGTACAACTTTCCGAGTATTTCGCCGGCGAGCGCACCGAATTCAGCGTTGCCCTGCACATGCCGGGTAGCGAGTTCTCCCGCCAGGTGTGGGCCGAACTGGCAAAAATCCCTTATGGGCAGACCACGACCTACGGAGCGATTGCCGCCCTTCTGGGCAAGCCCGGCGCCAGTCGCGCAGTGGGGTTGGCCAACGGTCATAACCGACTTTCGATTGTGCTGCCTTGCCACCGGGTAATCGGTGCTGATGGCTCGCTGACCGGCTACGCTGGAGGCCACCCGCGCAAGGCATTCCTGCTCAGGCTGGAAAATGCGGCAGTGCAGATTACTCAGCAACTCGCACTCTGA
- a CDS encoding DNA-3-methyladenine glycosylase, protein MPDEYLPDTEFLASLDEDWRRHIATIGPCLHQPHAARDPYESLVRAIAYQQLHAKAGDAIVGRLLALYPSVSFPRPEQIVATDFDELRGCGFSASKVATIQGIAQAALDGVVPDYATALAMDDEALIERLITLRGVGRWTVEMLLIYSLERPDILPAEDFGVREGYRRLKGLQVQPTRKQMIEIGLAWSPFRTVASWYLWRVPSR, encoded by the coding sequence ATGCCGGACGAATACCTGCCCGACACCGAATTTCTGGCGTCGCTCGATGAAGATTGGCGTCGGCACATCGCTACCATCGGCCCGTGCCTGCATCAACCCCACGCCGCCCGCGATCCCTATGAATCACTGGTGCGGGCCATTGCCTACCAGCAACTGCACGCCAAGGCCGGGGATGCGATTGTCGGCAGGTTGCTGGCGTTGTACCCGTCGGTGTCGTTTCCAAGGCCTGAGCAGATCGTTGCCACAGATTTTGATGAATTGCGCGGGTGCGGCTTTTCCGCCAGCAAGGTCGCGACCATTCAAGGCATCGCCCAGGCAGCACTGGACGGCGTGGTCCCGGATTACGCCACGGCACTGGCCATGGACGATGAAGCGCTGATTGAACGGCTGATTACCCTGCGCGGTGTGGGTCGCTGGACTGTGGAGATGCTGTTGATCTATAGCCTGGAGCGGCCGGATATTTTGCCGGCCGAAGACTTTGGTGTGCGTGAAGGGTATCGGCGGCTCAAGGGGCTGCAGGTACAACCGACGCGCAAGCAGATGATTGAGATTGGTTTGGCGTGGAGTCCATTTCGGACCGTGGCGTCCTGGTATTTGTGGCGGGTGCCGAGCCGATAG
- a CDS encoding PaaI family thioesterase: protein MAGAEPIDRVVVHREQARSHIGSSVFNESLWEPAREAFSPFTAHPAAHQPRLWSMTPPVLKRMVNAQSEGFVMLNTLKKINSTSAFNRWAGFEVTRVEHGEAELTMAFRENDMAQYAGFLHAGLIGGLLDTACGFAAGTVAGNVLASHFSVNCLAPAVGEVFIVRGRVVKAGKKQVFAHAELFAQSGDQLKLVATGDAILVPVE, encoded by the coding sequence GTGGCGGGTGCCGAGCCGATAGACCGCGTTGTCGTTCATCGCGAGCAGGCTCGCTCACACATTGGATCTTCGGTGTTCAACGAATCCCTGTGGGAGCCTGCTCGCGAAGCCTTCAGTCCATTCACCGCTCACCCAGCGGCCCATCAACCACGCTTATGGTCAATGACGCCACCCGTGTTGAAGCGCATGGTAAATGCTCAATCGGAGGGATTCGTGATGCTCAACACACTCAAAAAAATCAACTCAACCTCAGCTTTCAACCGCTGGGCCGGCTTCGAAGTTACCCGCGTCGAACATGGCGAAGCCGAACTCACCATGGCCTTTCGTGAAAACGACATGGCGCAATATGCCGGTTTTCTGCATGCCGGCCTGATTGGTGGTTTGCTCGATACGGCCTGTGGCTTTGCTGCCGGGACGGTGGCCGGCAACGTGTTGGCATCGCACTTTTCAGTCAACTGCCTGGCGCCTGCGGTCGGTGAAGTATTCATTGTTCGGGGTCGCGTGGTGAAGGCAGGCAAAAAACAGGTATTTGCCCATGCCGAGTTGTTCGCGCAATCCGGCGATCAACTGAAACTGGTAGCAACCGGCGATGCGATTTTGGTGCCTGTCGAATAG
- the miaE gene encoding tRNA isopentenyl-2-thiomethyl-A-37 hydroxylase MiaE, producing the protein MILPEIHEFLGCRTPDGWVQAALADQETLLIDHKNCEFKAASTALSLIAKYHSHVDLINMMSRLAREELVHHEQVMRLLKRRKIELRQLSAGRYASGLRKVVRSHEPVKLVDTLVVGAFIEARSCERFEALVPHLDEELGKFYFGLLKSEARHFQGYLKLAYQYGDAKDIAQVIDKVRAAEQELIESPDVEFRFHSGVPVAA; encoded by the coding sequence ATGATCCTTCCCGAAATTCACGAGTTCCTCGGCTGCCGCACCCCCGATGGCTGGGTCCAAGCCGCTCTGGCCGATCAGGAAACCTTGCTGATCGACCACAAGAATTGCGAGTTCAAGGCGGCCAGCACGGCGCTTAGCCTGATTGCCAAATATCACTCCCACGTCGATCTGATCAACATGATGTCGCGTCTGGCTCGGGAAGAGCTGGTGCACCACGAGCAGGTCATGCGCCTGCTGAAAAGACGCAAGATCGAACTGCGTCAGTTGTCCGCCGGGCGTTACGCCTCGGGCCTGCGCAAAGTGGTACGCAGTCACGAACCGGTAAAACTGGTGGATACGTTGGTAGTCGGCGCGTTCATCGAGGCCCGCAGTTGCGAGCGTTTCGAAGCGTTGGTGCCGCATCTGGACGAGGAGCTGGGCAAGTTCTACTTCGGCCTGCTGAAAAGTGAAGCGCGGCATTTCCAGGGGTATCTGAAACTGGCTTACCAGTACGGTGACGCCAAGGACATCGCTCAGGTAATCGACAAGGTTCGCGCCGCTGAGCAAGAATTAATCGAGTCGCCGGACGTGGAGTTTCGGTTTCACAGTGGTGTGCCTGTCGCCGCGTGA
- a CDS encoding universal stress protein: MQAIRSILVVIDPEHSESLALKRAKLIAGVTQAHLHLLVCDRKHDHSGMLGVLKASLLEDGYSVTTEQAWNESLHETIVDVQLAEGCGLVIKQHFPDSALKKALLTPADWKLLRHCPTPVLLVKTAGSWKDKVILAAIDVGNTESEHRHLHNTIIDYGYDIASLAKAHLHVISAHPSPMLSASDPTLQLSETIEARYRDQCKAFQAEFDIDDDHLHIAEGPADVLIPFMVHKLQAAVMVIGTVARTGVSGALIGNTAEVVLDAVESDVLVLKPQEIEDHLQEMADKH, from the coding sequence ATGCAAGCCATACGCAGCATTCTGGTGGTCATTGACCCCGAACACTCGGAAAGCCTGGCGCTCAAACGAGCCAAATTGATTGCCGGTGTAACCCAGGCGCACCTGCACCTGCTGGTGTGCGACCGCAAGCACGACCATAGCGGTATGTTGGGCGTGCTCAAGGCGTCCCTGCTCGAGGATGGTTACAGCGTTACCACCGAGCAGGCGTGGAATGAGAGCCTGCATGAAACCATCGTCGACGTGCAGCTAGCCGAAGGCTGTGGCCTGGTGATCAAGCAGCACTTCCCCGACAGTGCCCTGAAAAAAGCCTTGCTGACGCCTGCGGACTGGAAGCTGCTGCGCCACTGCCCTACCCCGGTTCTGCTGGTGAAAACCGCAGGCTCGTGGAAGGACAAGGTGATTCTGGCGGCCATCGACGTCGGCAATACAGAGAGTGAACATCGCCATTTGCACAACACCATCATTGATTACGGCTACGACATCGCCAGCCTGGCCAAGGCGCATTTGCATGTGATCAGTGCGCATCCATCGCCCATGCTGTCGGCGTCCGACCCGACGCTGCAGCTCAGCGAAACCATTGAGGCGCGCTATCGCGACCAGTGCAAGGCGTTCCAGGCGGAATTCGACATTGACGATGATCATTTGCACATCGCGGAAGGCCCGGCGGATGTATTGATTCCGTTCATGGTGCACAAGCTGCAGGCGGCGGTGATGGTGATTGGCACCGTGGCACGGACCGGGGTGTCAGGGGCATTGATCGGCAATACCGCGGAAGTGGTGCTGGATGCGGTGGAGAGCGATGTGCTGGTGCTCAAGCCGCAAGAGATCGAGGATCATCTGCAGGAAATGGCGGACAAGCATTGA
- a CDS encoding DUF1289 domain-containing protein, with translation MPNQTIKTPCVGLCSTVYGDLVCRGCKRFHHEVIHWNGYNEEEKRAVWLRLEQLLSQVMAAKVEIFDPALLRMQLEQRKIRFVPHQSEYCWAYQLIARGARVINNLEAYGMVLLPEFREWSLPELRDAIDREFFLLSEAHYQRYIAPGFLKDAFGA, from the coding sequence ATGCCCAATCAGACTATCAAGACTCCCTGCGTCGGCCTTTGCTCCACTGTTTACGGTGATCTGGTGTGCCGTGGCTGCAAGCGTTTCCACCATGAAGTGATTCACTGGAACGGCTACAACGAGGAAGAAAAGCGCGCTGTATGGCTACGTCTTGAGCAGTTGTTGTCGCAGGTGATGGCCGCCAAGGTGGAAATTTTCGATCCGGCGCTGCTGAGAATGCAGCTGGAACAGCGCAAGATCCGCTTTGTGCCGCATCAGTCGGAATATTGCTGGGCGTACCAGTTGATCGCGCGGGGTGCGCGGGTTATCAACAATCTGGAAGCTTACGGGATGGTGCTGCTGCCGGAGTTTCGCGAGTGGAGCCTTCCGGAATTGCGTGATGCCATTGATCGGGAATTCTTCCTGCTGTCTGAAGCGCATTATCAGCGTTACATCGCGCCTGGATTCCTCAAAGACGCCTTCGGCGCCTGA
- the acnB gene encoding bifunctional aconitate hydratase 2/2-methylisocitrate dehydratase, producing MLEAYRKHIEERAALGIVPQPLNAEQTAGLVELLKNPPAGEEAFLVDLITNRVPPGVDEAAYVKAGFLSAIAKGEAKSPLIDKKRAVELLGTMQGGYNIVTLVNLLDDAELAPVAAEELKHTLLMFDAFHDVAEKAKNGNVHAKGVLQSWADAEWFVKRPVLADKISLRVFKVTGETNTDDLSPAPDAWSRPDIPLHALAMLKMARDGIEPDAQGVTGPMKQIEEMRNAGFPIAYVGDVVGTGSSRKSATNSVLWFFGDDVPYVPNKRAGGFCFGSKIAPIFYNTMEDAGALPIEFDVSNMHMGDVIDLYPHAGKVCKHGTDEVLTTFEMKTPVLLDEVRAGGRIPLIIGRGLTEKARTELGLPPSTLFKKPEAPAESTKGFTLAQKMVGKACGVTGVRPGTYCEPKMTTVGSQDTTGPMTRDELKDLACLGFSTDLVMQSFCHTAAYPKPIDVTTHHTLPDFIMTRGGVSLRPGDGIIHSWLNRMLLPDTVGTGGDSHTRFPIGISFPAGSGLVAFAAATGVMPLDMPESVLVRFKGELQPGVTLRDLVHAIPYYAIQAGLLTVEKKGKKNAFSGRILEIEGLPKLTVEQAFELSDASAERSAAGCTIQLSKESIAEYLQSNITLLRWMIGEGYGDARTLERRAQAMEAWLANPELMEADKDAEYAEIIEIDLADIKEPVLCAPNDPDDARLLSSVAGEKIDEVFIGSCMTNIGHFRAAGKLLEQVKGQLPTRLWLSPPTKMDAHQLTEEGYYGIYGKAGARMEMPGCSLCMGNQARVEPNSTVVSTSTRNFPNRLGDGANVYLASAELASVASILGRLPTVEEYMEYAGKIDSMAADVYRYLSFDQIAEFREAAANANIPVVQA from the coding sequence GTGCTTGAAGCCTACCGCAAACATATCGAAGAGCGTGCAGCACTGGGTATCGTTCCCCAGCCGCTAAACGCCGAACAAACTGCAGGCCTGGTCGAGCTGCTGAAAAACCCCCCGGCTGGCGAAGAAGCTTTCCTCGTTGACCTGATCACCAATCGCGTTCCACCTGGAGTGGACGAAGCAGCCTATGTAAAGGCTGGTTTCCTCTCCGCTATCGCCAAAGGCGAAGCCAAATCCCCACTGATCGACAAGAAGCGCGCTGTTGAACTGCTCGGCACCATGCAGGGCGGCTACAACATCGTGACGCTGGTTAACCTGCTGGACGACGCCGAACTGGCTCCAGTAGCAGCCGAAGAACTCAAGCACACCCTGCTGATGTTCGACGCTTTCCACGACGTTGCTGAAAAAGCCAAGAACGGTAACGTTCACGCTAAAGGCGTGCTGCAATCCTGGGCTGACGCCGAGTGGTTCGTGAAACGTCCAGTGCTGGCTGACAAGATCAGCCTGCGCGTATTCAAGGTGACTGGCGAAACCAACACCGACGACCTGTCCCCTGCTCCTGATGCCTGGTCCCGTCCTGACATCCCGCTGCACGCCCTGGCCATGCTGAAAATGGCTCGCGACGGTATCGAGCCGGACGCACAAGGCGTCACCGGTCCGATGAAGCAGATCGAAGAAATGCGCAATGCCGGCTTCCCGATCGCCTACGTTGGCGACGTGGTCGGTACCGGTTCTTCGCGTAAATCGGCTACCAACTCCGTACTGTGGTTCTTCGGCGACGACGTTCCTTACGTGCCGAACAAGCGTGCCGGCGGTTTCTGCTTCGGCAGCAAAATCGCTCCGATCTTCTACAACACCATGGAAGATGCCGGCGCACTGCCAATCGAATTCGACGTTTCCAACATGCACATGGGCGATGTAATCGACCTGTACCCGCATGCTGGCAAAGTCTGCAAGCACGGCACCGACGAAGTCCTGACCACCTTCGAAATGAAGACTCCGGTCCTGTTGGACGAAGTCCGCGCTGGCGGCCGTATCCCGCTGATCATCGGCCGTGGCCTGACCGAGAAGGCTCGCACCGAGCTGGGTCTGCCACCTTCGACCCTGTTCAAGAAGCCTGAAGCTCCAGCTGAAAGCACCAAGGGTTTCACCCTGGCGCAGAAAATGGTCGGCAAGGCTTGCGGCGTGACCGGCGTTCGTCCGGGCACCTACTGCGAACCGAAGATGACCACCGTGGGTTCCCAGGACACCACCGGTCCAATGACCCGTGACGAACTGAAAGACCTGGCGTGCCTGGGCTTCTCGACCGACCTGGTGATGCAGTCCTTCTGCCACACCGCGGCTTATCCAAAGCCGATCGACGTGACCACCCACCACACCCTGCCTGACTTCATCATGACCCGCGGCGGCGTTTCCCTGCGTCCGGGCGACGGCATCATCCACTCGTGGCTGAACCGCATGCTGCTGCCAGACACCGTCGGTACCGGTGGTGACTCCCACACCCGTTTCCCGATCGGCATCTCGTTCCCGGCCGGTTCCGGCCTGGTGGCGTTCGCCGCCGCTACTGGCGTCATGCCGCTGGACATGCCTGAGTCGGTCCTGGTTCGCTTCAAAGGCGAACTGCAGCCAGGCGTCACCCTGCGTGACCTGGTTCACGCCATTCCATACTACGCGATCCAGGCTGGCCTGCTGACCGTAGAAAAGAAAGGCAAGAAAAACGCTTTCTCCGGTCGCATCCTGGAGATCGAAGGCCTGCCTAAGCTGACCGTCGAGCAAGCGTTCGAACTGTCCGACGCCTCGGCTGAACGTTCGGCTGCCGGTTGCACCATCCAGCTGTCGAAAGAGTCGATCGCTGAATACCTGCAGTCCAACATCACCCTGCTGCGCTGGATGATCGGCGAAGGCTACGGCGATGCCCGCACCCTGGAGCGTCGTGCCCAGGCGATGGAAGCCTGGCTGGCCAACCCTGAGCTGATGGAAGCGGACAAGGACGCCGAGTACGCCGAAATCATCGAGATCGACCTGGCCGACATCAAGGAGCCTGTACTCTGCGCTCCGAACGACCCGGACGACGCTCGCCTGCTCTCCAGCGTTGCTGGCGAGAAGATCGACGAAGTGTTCATCGGTTCGTGCATGACCAACATCGGTCACTTCCGCGCTGCCGGCAAGCTGCTGGAACAGGTCAAGGGTCAGCTGCCAACCCGTCTGTGGCTGTCGCCGCCGACCAAGATGGACGCTCACCAACTGACCGAAGAAGGCTACTACGGCATCTACGGCAAGGCTGGCGCTCGCATGGAAATGCCGGGTTGCTCGCTGTGCATGGGTAACCAGGCACGTGTAGAGCCGAACTCGACTGTTGTGTCGACTTCGACGCGTAACTTCCCGAACCGTCTGGGTGACGGCGCGAACGTCTACCTGGCTTCGGCCGAGCTGGCGTCGGTTGCTTCCATCCTGGGTCGCCTGCCGACCGTCGAGGAATACATGGAATACGCTGGCAAGATCGACAGCATGGCGGCCGATGTCTACCGCTACCTGTCCTTCGACCAGATCGCCGAGTTCCGTGAAGCTGCCGCGAACGCCAACATCCCGGTCGTTCAAGCCTAA
- a CDS encoding serine/threonine transporter encodes MNDQANSVNERYVAATPATLSSWNRQDTTWMLGLFGTAIGAGTLFLPINAGLGGFWPLLILALLAFPMTFYAHRGLTRFVLSGRDGADITEVVEEHFGLKAGALITLLYFFAIFPILLIYSVALTNTVGSFLEHQLHIMPPPRAVLSLVLILGLLAVVRCGEQMIVKAMSLMVYPFIVALLFLAVFLIPHWNGGILTTATTLPEPSALLHTLWLAIPVMVFSFNHSPIISAFAVDQKRRYGDHAEERSSQILSRAHALMVVMVLFFVFSCVLTLSPAQLAEAKAQNLSILSYLANHFSNPTIAFAAPLIAFVAISKSFLGHYIGASEGLKGLIVKSGKRPAAKTLDRIVAAFMLVVCWIVATLNPSILGMIETLGGPIIAAILFLMPMYAIRKVPAMARYRGQASNVFVVAVGLVAISALIYSLSA; translated from the coding sequence ATGAATGATCAGGCCAATAGCGTTAACGAACGCTATGTAGCAGCGACACCTGCAACCCTTTCGAGCTGGAATCGCCAGGACACCACGTGGATGCTGGGCCTCTTTGGCACGGCGATTGGTGCGGGAACCCTGTTTTTGCCCATCAACGCGGGACTCGGCGGCTTCTGGCCGTTGCTGATCCTGGCGTTGCTGGCGTTCCCAATGACGTTCTACGCGCACCGCGGCCTGACCCGCTTCGTGTTGTCCGGCCGTGATGGCGCGGACATCACCGAAGTGGTGGAAGAGCATTTCGGCCTCAAGGCCGGTGCGTTGATCACTTTGCTGTACTTCTTCGCGATCTTCCCGATCCTGTTGATCTACAGCGTCGCGCTGACCAACACTGTGGGCAGCTTCCTCGAACATCAACTGCACATCATGCCGCCTCCACGTGCGGTGCTGTCGTTGGTGCTGATCCTCGGCTTGCTGGCCGTGGTGCGTTGTGGCGAGCAAATGATCGTCAAGGCCATGAGCCTGATGGTGTACCCGTTCATCGTCGCATTGCTGTTTCTGGCGGTGTTCCTGATTCCACATTGGAACGGCGGCATCCTGACTACGGCGACTACGCTGCCTGAACCGTCGGCGTTGCTGCATACGCTGTGGCTGGCGATTCCGGTGATGGTGTTCTCGTTCAACCACTCGCCGATTATCTCGGCCTTCGCGGTTGACCAGAAGCGTCGTTACGGCGACCACGCTGAAGAGCGCAGCTCGCAGATCCTGTCCCGCGCCCACGCCTTGATGGTGGTGATGGTGCTGTTCTTTGTCTTCAGTTGCGTGCTGACCTTGTCACCGGCGCAATTGGCCGAAGCCAAGGCACAGAATCTGTCGATCCTGTCGTACCTGGCCAACCACTTCAGCAACCCGACCATCGCTTTCGCGGCGCCGTTAATTGCCTTCGTGGCCATCTCCAAGTCGTTCCTGGGGCACTACATCGGCGCCAGTGAAGGCCTGAAAGGTCTGATCGTCAAAAGCGGCAAACGTCCAGCGGCCAAGACCCTGGACCGTATTGTTGCGGCGTTCATGCTGGTGGTGTGCTGGATTGTCGCCACGCTGAACCCGAGCATCCTCGGCATGATCGAAACGCTCGGTGGCCCGATCATCGCGGCGATCCTGTTCCTGATGCCGATGTATGCCATTCGCAAGGTGCCTGCGATGGCGCGTTATCGCGGGCAGGCGTCGAATGTGTTTGTAGTGGCGGTTGGTTTGGTGGCGATTTCGGCGTTGATCTATTCGCTGAGTGCTTGA
- a CDS encoding tautomerase family protein, producing MPLVRVEIKKQQDPTFAKRIGQLIYASMRSAIGVPEDDNFQILAEHDEHHFVFDPGYLGIRRSENLVVIQITLSEGRTVEQKKLLYKTIAESLNKELAVRLEDVFINLVEVKKENWSFGNGIAQYAL from the coding sequence ATGCCACTGGTTCGCGTCGAAATCAAAAAGCAGCAGGATCCAACCTTCGCCAAACGCATTGGCCAACTGATTTATGCCTCGATGCGCAGCGCCATTGGTGTGCCGGAAGACGATAATTTCCAGATTCTCGCCGAGCACGACGAGCATCATTTCGTCTTCGATCCCGGATACCTCGGCATTCGGCGCAGCGAGAACCTGGTGGTGATTCAGATCACCCTGAGCGAAGGCCGTACCGTCGAGCAGAAAAAACTCCTCTACAAGACCATCGCCGAGAGCCTCAACAAAGAACTGGCGGTACGCCTGGAGGACGTTTTCATTAATCTGGTGGAAGTAAAAAAAGAAAACTGGTCTTTCGGCAACGGCATCGCCCAGTACGCCCTCTGA
- a CDS encoding TetR/AcrR family transcriptional regulator gives MPRVSRKQADLNREIIVEAATRLFREHGLHGISVVDVMAAAGLTHGGFYGHFESKEALAMEASGRAFEEAAGRWKDRIAATDDKAAARRAVIEPYLSAGSRDNPGESCPVVAFAGDMCHEAAESGLRGTFLEGLHDLLQTFGDLMDTGDAVRNRQQALVQYSLMVGALTLARATQGEPLSDEILDATLGFLTQR, from the coding sequence ATGCCCCGAGTTTCCCGCAAGCAAGCCGACCTCAACCGCGAAATCATCGTCGAAGCCGCTACACGTCTGTTTCGTGAGCACGGGTTGCATGGAATCAGCGTGGTCGATGTGATGGCCGCTGCCGGCCTGACCCATGGCGGTTTCTACGGCCACTTCGAATCCAAGGAAGCTTTGGCGATGGAAGCCAGCGGCCGTGCATTCGAAGAGGCCGCAGGGCGTTGGAAGGATCGTATCGCCGCTACCGACGATAAAGCCGCCGCGCGGCGGGCCGTGATCGAGCCCTACCTGTCCGCTGGCAGCCGTGATAACCCAGGTGAAAGCTGCCCGGTGGTGGCCTTTGCCGGGGACATGTGCCACGAGGCCGCCGAGAGCGGTTTGCGCGGGACGTTCCTTGAGGGTTTGCACGACTTGCTGCAAACCTTCGGCGACTTGATGGACACCGGCGACGCGGTCCGGAATCGACAGCAGGCACTGGTGCAATACTCGTTGATGGTCGGTGCCCTGACCCTGGCTCGCGCCACACAGGGCGAACCACTGTCCGATGAGATCCTCGATGCGACACTTGGTTTTCTGACTCAGCGTTGA